From one Microbacterium sp. 10M-3C3 genomic stretch:
- a CDS encoding MarR family transcriptional regulator produces the protein MKTSTTPPESHELSAHATEIRMATFRLARRLRAQRAVDTMSDGQFAVLAALKVHGPHTLGELAERERVTAPSMNRTVGALEEAGLLSRMQADHDRRKVTIDLTPAGLDVVEETVRRRDAWLEEALGELSKADRALLVRAADVMRRLAER, from the coding sequence ATGAAGACGTCGACGACTCCCCCCGAATCGCACGAGCTCAGCGCCCACGCCACCGAGATCCGGATGGCGACGTTCCGCCTCGCGCGGCGGCTGCGCGCTCAGCGCGCCGTCGACACGATGAGCGACGGACAGTTCGCGGTGCTCGCCGCCCTGAAGGTGCACGGACCGCACACCCTCGGCGAACTGGCCGAACGCGAGCGCGTCACCGCACCCTCGATGAACCGCACGGTGGGTGCGCTCGAGGAGGCGGGACTGCTTTCGCGCATGCAGGCCGATCACGATCGCCGCAAGGTGACGATCGATCTGACCCCCGCCGGCCTCGACGTCGTCGAGGAGACCGTGCGCCGCCGCGACGCATGGCTCGAGGAGGCGCTCGGCGAGCTGTCGAAGGCCGACCGCGCCCTGCTCGTGCGCGCCGCCGACGTCATGAGGAGGCTGGCCGAGCGATGA
- a CDS encoding Gfo/Idh/MocA family oxidoreductase: MIGHGFMGAAHSQGWRVAPRFFDLPRAVEMAVVVGRNAQAVADAAAKWGWAESATDWRAVIARDDIDVVDIVTPGDSHAEIAIAALQAGKHVLCEKPLANTVAEAEAMTEAAERAAERGIRSMVGFTYRRVPAATFARDLVAAGRIGDVRQVRAEYLQDWLSDADAPLTWRLQKDRAGSGSLGDIGAHAIDLAEYITGLHVERVSGILETLVAERPLMAEGIGLSGTASSERGAVTVDDVALFTGRLSGGALASFEATRFRTGRKNALRVEVSGSTGALSFDLERMNELEFYDATAPDTELGFRRILVTEHDHPYLAPWWPTGHMLGYEHGFSHQVVDFVTAIADGTQPRPSFGDGLHIQRVLDAVERSSEHGSAWLDVE; this comes from the coding sequence ATGATCGGCCACGGCTTCATGGGCGCCGCCCACTCGCAAGGCTGGCGCGTCGCGCCCCGCTTCTTCGATCTACCGCGTGCGGTGGAGATGGCGGTGGTGGTCGGGCGCAATGCGCAGGCGGTGGCGGATGCGGCGGCGAAGTGGGGGTGGGCGGAGTCGGCGACGGACTGGCGTGCGGTGATCGCGCGGGACGACATCGATGTCGTGGACATCGTGACGCCGGGTGATTCGCACGCCGAGATCGCGATCGCGGCGCTTCAGGCGGGCAAGCACGTGCTGTGCGAGAAGCCGCTGGCCAACACGGTCGCGGAGGCCGAGGCGATGACCGAGGCCGCCGAGCGTGCCGCGGAGCGCGGCATCCGGAGCATGGTCGGCTTCACCTACCGCCGCGTTCCCGCGGCCACCTTCGCACGCGACCTCGTCGCCGCCGGCCGCATCGGCGACGTGCGCCAGGTGCGCGCCGAGTACCTGCAGGACTGGCTGTCGGATGCCGACGCCCCGCTCACGTGGCGCCTGCAGAAGGATCGCGCCGGGTCGGGTTCGCTCGGCGACATCGGCGCGCACGCGATCGACCTCGCCGAGTACATCACGGGCCTGCACGTCGAGCGTGTCTCGGGCATCCTCGAGACCCTCGTCGCCGAGCGTCCGCTCATGGCGGAGGGCATCGGCCTCTCCGGCACGGCGTCGAGCGAGCGCGGGGCGGTCACGGTCGACGACGTCGCCCTGTTCACGGGGCGTCTCTCGGGCGGCGCGCTCGCGTCGTTCGAGGCGACGCGATTCCGCACCGGGCGCAAGAACGCGCTGCGCGTGGAGGTGTCGGGATCGACCGGCGCCCTGTCGTTCGACCTCGAGCGCATGAACGAGCTCGAGTTCTACGACGCGACGGCGCCCGACACCGAGCTCGGCTTCCGCCGCATCCTGGTCACCGAGCACGACCACCCTTACCTCGCGCCGTGGTGGCCGACCGGTCACATGCTCGGGTACGAGCACGGCTTCAGCCACCAGGTCGTCGACTTCGTCACCGCGATCGCCGACGGCACCCAGCCGCGCCCCTCGTTCGGCGACGGCCTCCACATCCAGCGCGTCCTCGACGCGGTCGAGCGCAGCTCCGAGCACGGCAGCGCGTGGCTCGACGTCGAGTGA
- a CDS encoding alpha/beta fold hydrolase, translating into MPEFVDAHGVAIVYDVAEAARPRAVVQLLHGVGEHAGRYGALIAALVDAGYTVYADDHRGHGRTGMRQHGGDASQLGRLGTGGHGAAVDAVWMLTERIRAAHPDLPLVLLGHSWGSFLAQILLNRHPDAYDAVVLSGSALRVPGALNAGDLNKPWRHEGGHGLQWLSSDTAVGQAFVDDPLTTVVPLRRLFGLVESARLFGRPRRGLAEAAGHDVPVLLLVGRDDTVGGPRSVHRLAEAYRTRSELTDVTTLVYPGARHEIFNEVAQADVRADLLAWLDARFPARA; encoded by the coding sequence ATGCCCGAGTTCGTCGATGCGCACGGGGTCGCCATCGTCTACGACGTCGCCGAAGCGGCGCGGCCGCGCGCGGTGGTCCAGCTGCTGCACGGCGTCGGCGAACATGCCGGCCGGTACGGCGCACTGATCGCGGCTCTCGTCGACGCGGGGTACACCGTGTACGCCGACGATCACCGCGGCCACGGGCGCACCGGCATGCGCCAGCACGGCGGAGATGCGTCCCAGCTCGGCCGGCTCGGCACCGGCGGACACGGCGCGGCCGTCGATGCGGTGTGGATGCTCACCGAGCGCATCCGCGCCGCCCACCCCGACCTGCCGCTCGTCCTCCTCGGGCATTCGTGGGGGTCGTTCCTCGCGCAGATCCTCCTGAACCGGCATCCGGATGCCTACGATGCCGTCGTGCTCAGCGGCTCGGCGCTGCGCGTCCCGGGCGCGCTGAACGCCGGCGACCTCAACAAGCCGTGGCGGCACGAAGGCGGTCACGGACTGCAGTGGCTCTCGAGCGACACCGCCGTCGGGCAGGCGTTCGTGGACGACCCGCTGACGACCGTCGTGCCGCTGCGGCGCCTGTTCGGCCTCGTCGAGTCGGCGCGGCTCTTCGGCCGTCCGCGGCGGGGGCTCGCGGAGGCCGCGGGGCACGACGTGCCCGTGCTGCTCCTGGTCGGCCGCGACGACACCGTCGGCGGACCGCGGAGCGTCCACCGCCTCGCGGAGGCGTACCGCACGCGGTCGGAACTCACCGACGTCACGACGCTCGTGTACCCCGGCGCGCGGCACGAGATCTTCAACGAGGTCGCGCAGGCCGACGTGCGCGCCGACCTCCTCGCGTGGCTCGACGCGCGCTTCCCCGCCCGCGCCTGA
- a CDS encoding sugar phosphate isomerase/epimerase family protein: MSRPITLFTGQWADLPFEEVARLAGEWGYDGLEIACWGDHLDVSRWDDAAYVQSRKDVLERNGLGVFAIANHLTGQAVCDDPIDQRHRDILSDRVWGDGDPEGVRARAAEDLKDTARMAAALGVSTVTGFSGSSIWKYVAMFPPASQEMIDAGYADFAERWNPILDVFEQVGVRFALEVHPSEIAYDYWTAKRTLEAIGHRGSFGFNFDPSHFVWQQLDSVAFVLDFAEHIFHVHCKESVTNLDGRNGVLGSHLSWDNPRRGWTFVSTGHGAVPWEPIFRALNAIGYDGPTSVEWEDAGMDRLVGGPEALAFVRKLAQITPPHQLFDAAFSSK; the protein is encoded by the coding sequence ATGTCTCGTCCGATCACGTTGTTCACCGGTCAGTGGGCTGATCTGCCGTTCGAGGAGGTGGCTCGTCTTGCTGGTGAGTGGGGGTATGACGGGTTGGAGATCGCGTGCTGGGGGGATCATCTGGATGTGTCGCGGTGGGATGACGCGGCGTATGTGCAGTCCCGCAAGGACGTCCTGGAGCGCAACGGGTTGGGAGTGTTCGCGATCGCGAACCATCTGACGGGGCAGGCGGTGTGCGATGACCCGATCGATCAGCGTCACCGCGACATCCTCTCGGACCGGGTGTGGGGCGACGGCGACCCGGAGGGGGTGCGGGCGCGGGCGGCGGAGGATCTGAAGGACACCGCCCGGATGGCCGCAGCCTTGGGCGTGTCCACGGTGACCGGGTTCAGTGGGTCGTCGATCTGGAAGTACGTGGCGATGTTCCCGCCCGCCTCGCAGGAGATGATCGACGCCGGGTACGCGGACTTCGCGGAGCGGTGGAATCCGATCCTGGACGTGTTCGAACAGGTCGGGGTGCGGTTCGCGCTCGAGGTGCACCCCTCGGAGATCGCGTACGACTACTGGACCGCCAAGCGCACCCTGGAAGCGATCGGGCACCGGGGCAGTTTCGGGTTCAACTTCGACCCGTCGCACTTCGTGTGGCAGCAGCTGGACTCGGTGGCGTTCGTGCTGGATTTCGCGGAGCACATCTTCCACGTGCACTGCAAGGAGTCCGTCACCAACCTCGACGGCCGCAACGGTGTCCTCGGCTCGCACCTGTCCTGGGACAACCCGCGGCGGGGGTGGACGTTCGTGTCCACCGGGCACGGCGCGGTGCCGTGGGAGCCGATCTTCCGCGCCCTCAACGCGATCGGATACGACGGCCCCACCTCCGTCGAATGGGAGGACGCCGGCATGGACCGCCTCGTCGGCGGCCCCGAAGCCCTCGCCTTCGTCCGCAAACTCGCCCAGATCACCCCACCCCACCAACTCTTCGACGCCGCCTTCAGCTCCAAGTAG
- a CDS encoding substrate-binding domain-containing protein produces the protein MHSLRTARTRALVAGGAALAAIALLAGCTQGADEADVVDQGTTSEENAAAGDTVTIGFSGPAADHGWLGAINSGALAAAESFPDVDLKVAEGTNDVNAQIAAVETFINDGVDAIVLLPSDGAALTEVAIKAMEAGIPVINVDREFSSPFAARTTVLGDNYGMGVSAGTYICEQLDGKSDAVVAEIAGIDSLPLTQDRSQGFADALEDCGLEVSARVAADFTVQGGESAASQLLSANPQIDAIWNHDDDQGIGVLAAIDAAGRDEFFMVGGAGSRNAMEAIQADDTVLKATVIYPSTQAADGIALARLIAQQKTMSDIITPSVANRIVLDAPVVTKDNVADFIDLAFES, from the coding sequence ATGCATTCACTGCGCACTGCGCGCACGCGGGCCCTCGTGGCCGGCGGCGCGGCGCTGGCGGCCATCGCCCTGCTGGCCGGCTGCACCCAGGGGGCCGACGAAGCGGACGTCGTCGACCAGGGCACGACGAGCGAGGAGAACGCCGCCGCGGGCGACACCGTCACCATCGGCTTCTCGGGCCCCGCGGCCGACCACGGCTGGCTGGGCGCGATCAACTCCGGCGCCCTCGCCGCCGCCGAGAGCTTCCCCGACGTCGACCTCAAGGTCGCCGAGGGCACGAACGACGTCAACGCGCAGATCGCCGCCGTCGAGACCTTCATCAACGACGGCGTCGACGCGATCGTCCTGCTGCCCAGCGACGGCGCGGCCTTGACCGAGGTCGCGATCAAGGCCATGGAGGCCGGCATCCCCGTCATCAACGTCGACCGCGAGTTCTCGAGCCCGTTCGCCGCCCGCACGACCGTGCTCGGCGACAACTACGGGATGGGCGTGAGCGCCGGCACCTACATCTGCGAGCAGCTGGACGGCAAGAGCGACGCCGTGGTCGCCGAGATCGCGGGCATCGACTCCCTGCCGCTCACGCAGGACCGCTCGCAGGGCTTCGCCGACGCGCTGGAGGACTGCGGGCTCGAGGTGAGCGCGCGCGTCGCCGCCGACTTCACGGTGCAGGGCGGCGAGTCCGCGGCCTCGCAGCTGCTGTCGGCCAACCCGCAGATCGACGCCATCTGGAACCACGACGACGACCAGGGCATCGGCGTGCTCGCCGCGATCGACGCGGCCGGCCGCGACGAGTTCTTCATGGTCGGCGGCGCCGGCTCGCGCAACGCGATGGAGGCGATCCAGGCCGATGACACGGTGCTGAAGGCGACGGTCATCTACCCGTCGACCCAGGCCGCCGACGGCATCGCGCTCGCCCGCCTCATCGCGCAGCAGAAGACGATGAGCGACATCATCACGCCGAGCGTCGCGAACCGGATCGTGCTGGACGCCCCGGTCGTGACGAAGGACAACGTCGCCGACTTCATCGACCTGGCGTTCGAGTCCTGA
- a CDS encoding MFS transporter — MTAMFRSFGVFNYRVWFIGALISNIGQWMQATALSWVVLTQLTDNDAAAMGVTMALQFAPPLLLVSLTGWVADRFDRRHLLFVTQGSLMVLGLAIGALILLGVMTLPLMYAFALALGVVAAFDNPARQAFVSDVVSREIASNAVALNSASFNGARMLGPAVAGVVIVVVGTGWVFLINAATFLAMITALSLIRTHELAPRAHNAGAARLADGFRYVERRPDLVVTFAMVFLMGAFGMNFPIFASTMALEFGQEADGYGLLSSIVAIGSLAGALLAARRDRARIRVVIAGSALFAVVALVSAFTPTYWTYALTLVFTGFAVVTMLTTANGYVQTTTDPALRGRVLALYVAILMGGTPIGAPIVGWVAAEFGPRVAILVGAAAAVVAFGIGATWLIVSGRLHRHAERRFRLTIDETRPLAVIPPEEFSDEVAGTTPVRVPPRGPGSIRHAR, encoded by the coding sequence ATGACCGCGATGTTCCGCTCCTTCGGCGTCTTCAACTACCGCGTGTGGTTCATCGGCGCCCTCATCTCCAACATCGGCCAGTGGATGCAGGCGACCGCGCTCAGCTGGGTCGTGCTCACGCAGCTGACCGACAACGACGCCGCTGCGATGGGCGTGACGATGGCGCTGCAGTTCGCACCCCCGCTCCTGCTCGTGAGCCTCACGGGCTGGGTGGCCGACCGCTTCGACCGCCGGCACCTGCTCTTCGTCACGCAGGGCTCGCTCATGGTGCTCGGCCTCGCTATCGGCGCCCTGATCCTCCTGGGCGTCATGACCCTCCCGCTCATGTACGCCTTCGCGCTCGCGCTCGGGGTCGTCGCGGCCTTCGACAACCCCGCCCGTCAGGCCTTCGTCTCCGACGTCGTCTCACGCGAGATCGCGTCGAACGCGGTGGCGCTGAACTCGGCGTCGTTCAACGGCGCCCGGATGCTGGGACCCGCCGTCGCGGGCGTCGTGATCGTGGTCGTCGGCACCGGCTGGGTCTTCCTCATCAACGCCGCGACCTTCCTCGCGATGATCACCGCGCTGAGCCTCATCCGCACGCACGAGCTCGCGCCCCGCGCGCACAACGCGGGTGCCGCGCGGCTGGCCGACGGCTTCCGCTACGTCGAGCGACGCCCCGATCTCGTCGTGACGTTCGCAATGGTCTTCCTCATGGGCGCCTTCGGCATGAACTTCCCGATCTTCGCGTCGACGATGGCGCTGGAGTTCGGGCAGGAGGCCGACGGCTATGGCCTGCTCAGCTCGATCGTCGCGATCGGGTCGCTCGCCGGTGCCCTGCTCGCCGCCCGCCGCGACCGGGCGCGCATCCGCGTCGTCATCGCCGGCTCGGCGCTGTTCGCGGTGGTCGCGCTCGTCTCGGCCTTCACCCCGACGTACTGGACGTACGCGCTCACCCTCGTCTTCACCGGCTTCGCGGTCGTCACGATGCTCACGACCGCGAACGGCTACGTGCAGACCACGACCGACCCGGCCTTGCGCGGCCGCGTGCTCGCGCTCTATGTCGCGATCCTCATGGGCGGCACGCCGATCGGCGCCCCGATCGTCGGCTGGGTGGCCGCCGAGTTCGGCCCGCGCGTCGCGATCCTCGTCGGCGCGGCGGCCGCGGTCGTCGCCTTCGGCATCGGCGCGACGTGGCTCATCGTGTCGGGCCGGCTGCACCGTCACGCCGAGCGGCGGTTCCGCCTCACGATCGACGAGACGCGGCCGCTCGCCGTGATCCCGCCCGAGGAGTTCTCCGACGAGGTCGCCGGCACGACGCCCGTGCGCGTGCCGCCCCGCGGCCCCGGCTCCATCCGCCACGCGCGCTGA